A region from the Lysobacter antibioticus genome encodes:
- a CDS encoding DUF1501 domain-containing protein — protein sequence MKRRQFLSNTICAALGGAGLYSALGNLRLAQAAANAYGPSRFDDYKALVCVFLFGGNDSLNMIVPRDDAHYRQYRTARATLAVEQNRLLPLVAQAGGGASDGAEYGLQACTTDQDLVGMGGLQGLFNSGQAAVLGNVGTLIRPTSKADYLNHTVELPPQLFSHNDQQQYWQVSRTGEGRGYGWAGHIADLLRDANPDAYIPMSVSLNTESILQRASQSSQYVIGNDGPRQFSRFEWDEDSRRAFLQLMAPGAQSHVFGRSYAGAFRRARENASAVAMALEASAPLQTAFPESDLGNQLQMVARLIKVREVLGLKRQVFFVSMGGFDHHDSLLGDQPGLLARLSQAMTAFHAATGELGVADKVTAFTASDFGRTLSSNGDGSDHGWGGHHFVVGGAVRGGRFFGAMPTLINGGDDDAGWGQIIPTTSVDQYGATLARWFGVGDSELDLIFPNLGNFNSRNLGFMA from the coding sequence ACTCCGCGCTCGGCAACCTGCGTCTGGCGCAGGCGGCCGCCAACGCCTACGGGCCGTCGCGCTTCGACGATTACAAGGCCTTGGTCTGCGTGTTCCTGTTCGGCGGCAACGATTCGTTGAACATGATCGTGCCGCGCGACGACGCTCACTATCGGCAGTACCGGACCGCGCGCGCTACCCTGGCGGTCGAACAGAACCGACTGCTGCCCTTGGTCGCGCAAGCCGGCGGCGGCGCTTCGGACGGCGCCGAGTACGGTTTGCAGGCCTGCACTACCGATCAGGACTTGGTCGGCATGGGCGGCCTGCAAGGCTTGTTCAACAGCGGGCAGGCGGCGGTGCTGGGCAATGTCGGCACCCTGATCCGGCCGACCAGCAAGGCCGACTACCTCAATCACACGGTCGAATTGCCGCCGCAATTGTTCTCGCACAACGACCAGCAACAGTACTGGCAGGTCTCGCGTACTGGCGAGGGTCGCGGCTACGGGTGGGCCGGGCATATCGCCGACCTGCTGCGCGACGCCAATCCCGACGCCTACATTCCGATGTCGGTATCGCTGAACACCGAAAGCATCCTGCAGCGCGCGAGCCAGTCCAGCCAGTACGTGATCGGCAACGACGGTCCGCGCCAGTTCAGCCGTTTCGAGTGGGACGAAGACAGCCGCCGGGCTTTTCTGCAGTTGATGGCGCCGGGCGCGCAATCGCACGTGTTCGGGCGCAGTTACGCCGGCGCGTTCCGCCGCGCGAGGGAGAACGCCTCGGCGGTGGCGATGGCGCTGGAGGCCTCGGCGCCGTTGCAGACTGCGTTTCCCGAATCCGACCTGGGCAACCAGTTGCAGATGGTGGCGCGGCTGATCAAGGTGCGCGAGGTGTTGGGGCTGAAGCGGCAGGTGTTTTTCGTGTCGATGGGCGGATTCGACCACCACGACAGCCTGCTCGGCGATCAGCCGGGCTTGCTGGCGCGGCTGTCGCAGGCGATGACCGCTTTCCACGCGGCCACCGGCGAACTCGGCGTGGCCGACAAGGTCACCGCGTTCACCGCCTCGGATTTCGGCCGTACCTTGTCGTCCAACGGCGACGGCTCCGATCACGGCTGGGGCGGTCATCACTTCGTCGTCGGCGGCGCGGTGCGCGGCGGGCGATTCTTCGGCGCCATGCCGACCCTGATCAACGGCGGCGACGACGACGCCGGTTGGGGCCAGATCATTCCGACCACCTCGGTGGATCAGTACGGGGCGACCCTGGCGCGGTGGTTCGGGGTGGGCGACAGCGAGTTGGATTTGATCTTCCCGAATCTGGGCAATTTCAACTCGCGCAATCTCGGATTTATGGCTTAG